A single genomic interval of Perca fluviatilis chromosome 19, GENO_Pfluv_1.0, whole genome shotgun sequence harbors:
- the agpat5 gene encoding 1-acyl-sn-glycerol-3-phosphate acyltransferase epsilon, giving the protein MLLSFVVHTYSLRYWFPATVMLGTAPAYLLSWGTWRLLSTVLPARVYHKLDDRLYSMYQSMVLFFFENYTGVEIVIYGDIPKNKENVIYLSNHQCTADWIIADMLAIRQSALGHVRYVLKDGLKWLPLYGWYFSQHGGAYVKRSAKFNEMAMKKKLLTQTQCGAPMYLVIFPEGTRYNPELKNVIADSQAFATKEGLAVLKHTLTPRMKASHTAFAAMQDHLDAVYDVTVAYEGTLDASGQRKPAPSMPEFLCKECPRVHIHFDRVDIKEIPPEPLFFRRWLHERFEIKDRLLTDFYESEDGDKICRFPGEGKHLPLNLSKTLPSVMILGGLTLPLLLTENGRKLYVRTWVYGTLLGWLWVNAFP; this is encoded by the exons ATGCTGCTTTCCTTTGTTGTGCACACATACTCGCTGCGGTACTGGTTTCCAGCCACGGTCATGCTGGGAACAGCCCCAGCTTATCTGCTGTCATGGGGGACATGGCGCTTACTCTCAACTGTCTTACCAGCGAGGGTGTATCACAAGTTGGACGACCGGTTGTACTCAATGTACCAGAGTATGGTCCTGTTCTTCTTTGAAAACTACACAGGAGTTGAG ATTGTTATATATGGAGATATACCAAAGAACAAGGAGAATGTGATCTACCTGTCTAATCACCAATGTACAG CTGACTGGATCATTGCTGACATGCTCGCCATCAGGCAAAGTGCTCTCGGCCATGTCAGATACGTCCTTAAAGATGGACTCAAGTGGCTCCCGCTGTACGGATGGTATTTCTCTCAG CATGGAGGAGCCTATGTGAAACGAAGTGCAAAGTTTAATGAAATGGCGATGAAGAAGAAGCTCTTAACTCAGACTCAATGTGGCGCACCA ATGTACCTTGTCATCTTTCCAGAAGGAACTCGGTATAATCCAGAGCTCAAGAACGTTATCGCTGACAGTCAGGCTTTTGCTACAAAAGAAG GACTGGCTGTCCtgaaacacacacttacacccAGAATGAAGGCCTCGCACACAGCCTTCGCGGCCATGCAGGACCACCTGGACGCTGTGTATGACGTCACAGTGGCCTACGAGGGAACGCTGGACGCCTCTGGTCAAAGGAAACCTGCGCCATCGATGCCAG AATTCCTGTGCAAAGAATGTCCCCGAGTCCACATACACTTTGACCGCGTGGACATAAAGGAAATTCCTCCAGAGCCACTGTTTTTCCGCAGGTGGCTGCACGAGCGGTTTGAAATCAAGGAccg GCTGCTGACGGATTTCTACGAGTCGGAGGATGGAGACAAAATATGCAGGTTCCCTGGGGAAGGCAAACATTTGCCTCTGAACCTTTCTAAAACCCTCCCATCAGTGATGATCTTGGGGGGGCTGACACTGCCATTACTGCTGACGGAGAACGGCAGGAAACTGTACGTGAGAACCTGGGTGTACGGGACACTGCTGGGCTGGCTGTGGGTGAACGCTTTTCCTTAA
- the zgc:163080 gene encoding transmembrane protein 14A, protein MAVDWIGFGYAAAIAIGGFIGYKRKGSVMSLMAGLVFGWFSAYGAYNISNDPKDIKVLLLTSGVLSFVMGTRYKKSGKFLPAGLMSGLSLLMVFRLLLLLMV, encoded by the exons ATGGCAGTGGACTGGATTGGATTTGGCTATGCTGCAGCCATTGCCATTGGAGGATTTATTGGATACAAGAGAAAAG GCAGCGTGATGTCCCTGATGGCTGGTTTAGTTTTTGGTTGGTTCTCTGCTTATGGTGCATACAACATCTCTAATGACCCAAAAGACATCAAGGTCTTATTGC TTACCTCGGGAGTCCTCTCATTCGTGATGGGAACGAGATACAAGAAATCTGGAAAATTCCTGCCTGCTGGCCTTATGTCAGGGCTAAG TTTGTTGATGGTGTTCCGACTGTTACTACTCCTCATGGTGTGA